Sequence from the Methanosarcina siciliae T4/M genome:
GAAGAACGGGAATGGGAAAGGCTTGTACTCGATGAAATTACCGAGGAGCCTGTATAACCCTTTACGGATATAAATCCGAGAATACTCACAAAGAAATCTGAGAATATTCACAAAGAAATCCGAGAATACTCACAAAGAAATCTGAGAATATTCACAAAGAAATCCGAGAATACTCACAAAGAAATCCGAGAGTACTTGAAAAACGAAACAGAGAATGCGCATCAAATGTGAAACCAATAAAATTCAACAGACATGAAACAGAGAAAACTTGAGATGCTGCTTGAAGAAGTAGAAGATTTTTCCAGTCCCGAACTTGAGCTGGAGCAATACCAGACCCCTTCTCCTCTTGCGGCGGAAATCCTCCATTTTGCTTACATGCAGGGAGACCTTAAAGAATCGGTCCAGGACCTGGGCTGCGGTACAGGGATTCTTGCAATAGGGGCAAAACTTTTGGGAGCCAGGAAGGTCGTGGGATATGATACGGACCCAATAGCGCTTGAGGTTGCCAGAAAAAATGCCAAAAAGGTCGGAGTGGAGGTTGAGTTCATTTGCTCGGATATTTCGGACGTTTCAGGGC
This genomic interval carries:
- a CDS encoding METTL5 family protein translates to MKQRKLEMLLEEVEDFSSPELELEQYQTPSPLAAEILHFAYMQGDLKESVQDLGCGTGILAIGAKLLGARKVVGYDTDPIALEVARKNAKKVGVEVEFICSDISDVSGHLKTTLMNPPFGARVKGRDRPFLSSALRTSEVIYSIHNRGSLAFIQKFIKPAVITHSYVAKFPLKRTFDFHQKEREIIEVEIYRISVHK